In the Enterococcus rotai genome, TTGTTAGACGGTTGCTAAAATTTGCGCGTCCATTTCGTGGTACCTTTTTAATTGCAATTTTATTTGCTTTGGTGCTTGCTGTTATTAATATTCTTTTGCCAAGGATCATTCAATTGTTTATGGATGATTATCTAACGCCAAAAACGGCGACGAACCAAGTAATTCTCTTTTTTGCTGGTTTATATCTATTTGGTGTGATCGTTAAAAGTATTGTCTGGTTTTTCCAATGGTTTTTATATTCAACTGCTTCATTGAAAACCTATCAATATATTCGTGTGAAGTTATTTGAAAAACTACAAACTTTGGGTATGCGCTACTTTGACCAAACACCAGCAGGTTCAATCGTTTCTAGAGTTACGAATGACACAGAAACGCTATTTGAATTTTGGTATGTCTTTTTAATGGTGTTGACAGGAATCTTTGCGGTAGTTTCCTCATTTATTGCGATGTTTCAAATTAATGGGAAAATTGCGTTGTACAACTTGATTTTCTTACCTATTCTTTTGATTGTGATTTGGTACTATCAAAAATTTAGTTCTAGAATTTATCGTAGTATGCGGGAAAAATTAAGTCAGTTAAACACTAAATTAAATGAATATATTTCTGGTATGCAGATCATTCAGCAATTTAGACAAGAACGTCGTTTAGAAAGAGAATTTGAAGAAACCAATAATGATTATTTGCGTACGCGTTTTTCAATGATCAGAACGAATTCACTGCTTTTAGGGCCAATCATTAACTTTTTATATACACTGGCGATTGGTTTGACATTAACCTTATTTGGTTATGATGCGTTGCACTCTCCTGTTGAAGTTGGATTGATTTATGCGTTTGTAACGTATGTTCAAGCATTTTTTAATCCGATGACACAAATGATGGATTTCCTCAGTGTCTTTACCGATGGCATGGTTGCAGGCAGCAGGATTTTAAAAATCTTTGATAATGAAGAGTTGACGCCACAACAAAATAATGGTGCGAATGCGGAAATTATTCGTGGAAAGATCGAATTTCGTAATGTTAGTTTCTCTTATGATGGTAAAAATAAGGTGTTAAAGAATATTAGTTTTATTGCAAATCCTGGTGAGACTGTTGCGTTGATTGGTCATACAGGAAGCGGTAAAAGCTCAATCATCAATGTTTTGATGCGTTTTTATGAGTTTTATGAGGGTGAAATTTTGATTGATGATCGTGATATTCGTGAGTACCCATTACCAGAGTTAAGAAAAAAATTAGGGCTAGTTCTGCAGGATGCCTTTATGTTTTATGGTGATATCGCTGGGAATATTCGGATGTTGAATCCAGAAATTACCGATGAGCAAATCAAAACAGCAGCTGAATTTGTTCAAGCGGATAAGTTTATTGAAACCCTCCCAAAAAAATATCATGCAAAAGTGATTGAAAGAGGTGCAAGTTACTCAAGTGGTCAACGTCAGCTGATTTCATTTGCTAGAACAATCGTAACGGATCCAAAAATTTTAGTATTAGATGAAGCAACAGCAAACATTGATACTGAGACAGAAGGCTTGATTCAAGAAGGGTTAGCGAATATGCGTCAAGGCAGAACAACGATCGCCATTGCCCATCGTTTATCCACCATTCGTGATGCTGATCTGATTTTGGTCTTAGACAAAGGACGGATTGTAGAACGTGGCAATCATGATAACTTATTAGCTCAGAATGGTTTATACGCAGATATGTATCAGTTACAAAATAGTGAAGGTTAAAAAGAAAGACTTAGAAGTAACTTGCGAGTTATTTCTAAGCCTTTTTTTCTTATTAAAAGTAAGAGAAAAAGAGATGTTATCTAGAAAAAAGCGTGCTATAATGGGAAACGAAAAGTAGCATGCTGAACATCATTTTGTTTTTAAATGAACAAGATTATTGGGCAGAAATGTAGACAAGCAACTAGTTAAGTTGTAAAGTAAATGTACTTGAAAAATTCGGAGGGTGAAAAATTTATGTATGATGTAATTATAATTGGAGCTGGACCAGCTGGTATGACTGCCGCTTTATATGCGTCTCGTTCTAATCTGTCAGTATTAATGATTGAACGTGGAGCACCAGGAGGTCAAATGAATAATACGGCTGAGGTTGAAAACTATCCAGGTTTTGACTCGATCATGGGACCTGAACTGGCTTATAAAATGTACGAAAACGTTGAAAAATTTGGTACTGAAAATGCATACGGCATTGTAATGGATATCAAAGATCAAGGTTCTTATAAAGAAGTGATTTGTGATGATAAAACCTATCAAGCTAAAACAGTGATCATTGCAACAGGTTGTGAACATCGTAAATTAGGTGTTAAAGGGGAAGAAGAATTTGCAGGTCGTGGTGTTTCTTATTGTGCGGTTTGTGATGGCGCCTTCTTCCGTAATAAAAAACTTTTAGTGATCGGCGGCGGCGACTCAGCAGTTGAAGAAGCGATTTATCTAACTCAATTTGCATCAGAAGTTGTAATCGTGCATCGTCGTGACGAATTGCGTGCACAAAAAATCATCCAAGATCGTGCGTTTGCTAATGAAAAAATTTCTTTTGAATGGAATACCGTTTTAGAAGAAATTGTTGGAAATGATATGGTTGTAACGGGTGGACAATTAAGAAATATCTTGACAGATGAAGTGAAAGAAATCGACGCGGACGGTGTGTTTATCTACGTCGGACTTGATCCATTGACTGAACCATTCAAAAAAGCTGGATTAACAAATGCTGAAGGCTGGATCGAAACAGATCAAGATATGAAGACAAGTATGCCAGGTGTTTTTGCCATTGGGGATGTCCGTGAAAAAACATTACGCCAAATCACGACAGCGGTTGGCGAAGGCGGAATTGCAGGCCAACAAGTGTATAAATATATTGAAGATATGACAGAGGCGGAAGAAGTTAAATAATCAATCCTTTTATTGAAGCATGATTATTCTGTTGACTGACCAAGATCTAGGTCAAAGCTTGATAAGTTTTGACTTAGATCTATTTTTATACGATTAAATAGGAGTGAATGGGATGAGTCTTAATGTAAAAGCAATCGAAGAAATCGTCAATAATGAAAAAAATGCGGGCGGATTTTCCGAGTTGATTCGTGATTTTAAAAAGATCGGCGTTGAGAAATATGAGTATTTGGTAGAAGCGGGCGTCTATCGCTACTATGATGAGGCGTCATCTATTGAAATCCAACTGAATGGTAAACCTAAAACGGTTGCTGTGACAGAGTCTTCTGCAGAAATAAAAAATGCAGTTTTAAAAGCACAAGCAGGTGACATTACCTTTGAAGAATTCACAGAGCTTGCTGGAGTTGCAGGAGTAGCTTATTGGCGGACAGATTTAGTGGCTATGCAGGTGGATTATTTTGGTCAAAGTGGCGAAATTTTGTTAAGTGAACCAATTCCAGAAGTTTAGATTGTCCCTTTCGGATTAGGAAAGCAATTATGTTAATAGTGATGAGAAATGACGTCATCATTTTTTATCACTATTGTTATAGTAACTGAACAGAAGATACTGATTAGACGTTACTCGTCTTTTTTATTAAAATGAGTCACTACTTTTCTTTCACGATCTAACTTTTCGATTTTTGCTTGTTCAGCTTCCATCAGACGGATAAATTCTGTAAAAAAAGCGTGGAACAAGTGACCGCTTGCGTAGTATTCTTTGATTACTTTTTTCTTGTTGATCGGGCCTGTTCGGAATTGGAAGAAATGATCTAACACAGCAAGAGGTTCTTGCCAAGACTGTAAATGATCTAATAAATCTTGTAAATCAGTAATATCTTGATAGGGGATTGCTTTGAGGTTATGTAGCTCTTTTTTCATAATGGTTCTCTCCTTTTTTTTGAAGCGCTGAATTTCGTGCTTCAGCGCTTTTGAATGTACGCAGTGACGTAGGCAAATTTTTGAGGTAAAACAAAAAAACGTTATTGGAGCAATCAGTGAGAAAAAGTTGCTTTGAATCACGAAGAACAGAGTGATTTGATGATGAAAAGTACAAGGACTATGAAATAGTCGTTGCTTCTTCTTTATCTAATCAAATGTTCAATGTGCGATTATCACTTTTTATCGTCCTAAAACTACCAATACCGCCATCAATTATCTAGAAAAAGTGTGCAGACTTTATAAAGTACATGATTTTAACAAAATGGACTAGAAAATTCCAGTAAAATTAGGTACAATAAAGAATGCTAGGACTTTGTGCTAGCAATTGGCAACTTGTATAGATAGATACCACTGTCTATGCAAGGCTTCATCAGTTGGTTGTCGCCAAGTGATGAAGTGCCTTTTTTTGTTTTAATTTGAAGTGAACCTCCTTTACTTGAATTTGTAGAATAGAAAAAACGATATCAGGAAATTTCCCAATATCGTCAACAATAGTCTCTAAAAATCATCTACCACTTCTACTCAAACAACCCAAAAGTTAACAAACCTATAGCAAAATAGGAAACTTTAGGTGTAATAAAAGAAGCTAGTACATGTTACTAGTACTATTGGCAACTTGTTTGGGCAGATACCACTGTCGTTACAAGGCTTCGATTATCTGGTTGTCGCCAAATAATGAAGTGCCAATTTATTTTATATTCTGTTTTGAACAGCTTGCTTAAAGAGGAGCTGTTTTCTTCGTTCTATTCTACTTTCTAAGTATATACGAAAAGAATACGAACACGCAACTTAATTTTTCTCGTAACCCCTATTAAATAACACGAAAAAGTGCTCCCTTATATATAAGATAAAATAACAGAAAAAAATATTTTTATTATGCAAATTGTAAGTCATCGACTTGCAATTTTTTGTTGTACAATGAAATTTAAGTTAGAGGTATTTTTAAATATGTGATTTACTTCCATTTTTTATTAAGATATACTTGATATTAGGGTTGAAAAAAATATAAAGGAGTATGAAAAAATGATTGATATTAATGCTGGTGAAATTCAAAATCAGGCAACCAAGATTGGTCAAGCCAACGATAAATTAACAATCTCCCAAACGGTGACTTTTTCTTCTGGGACAACGGTGCCAGGAAATAGTTTAGCAAACAGTACTTTTGAAAAATTAAAAAGCTCTTCCTCAACCATTCAACAACTGTTAAACCGTGATACTGCCAATATTCAAAGTGCAGTTGCGGCCTTTAAACGAGCGGATACACAAGTTCAACAACTGTTTAAATCACCTTTATAACAGGTTCTAGATGAACGAGTGTACCCAGTTTTTATACGAGGAGGAAACAATGAAAGAGGAAGAGATTCGAAAAAGACGAATAGAAAATGAAGAAAGACAAGAAGAAAACACCGAAGTAACGATGTTATTAGAGCGGAAAATAGAAGATTGCGGTCAATTATATGCAAGTGAACGTCATCATAATGAACGAGTGATGGCTTATTTTTACCGACAAGAAGAAGGCACTTTTTTTGAAGAGATCATTGAAGATGCCCGAATCGAAGAACGTCGATTTTTTGAGGAAATAACTGACGGACAAGAAACGTTAGCCAAGAATAAAAGACAATTAGAAGAGCAGTCCGAAACCTTGTATGAAGCAGAATTACAAGCGATCAGAGAGGAGGAAGATGCCCATGGTCAAAATGGTGATTGGTGAAGTTCAAACCCAAACAGAACAAATCAAAGCATTTGGTAAAACATACAGCCAGGCACTGGAATCTGTCTCAAGCGCAACCCAAGGTATTCTCTTGGTTGTTGGCATGAGCGGTCAAGGAATGGATAGTATAAAAAACTATATTTCAAGCACGTATCCAGCTTTGTGTAAGGCCGTTATCCTCCACAGCGAAGCAACAGTTCAAGCCAATGAGCAATATTTAGAGGGATACACGTCGCAATGCGGCAGTGAAGATTTGGATTCAGAGGAATTACAAGATCAAATCAACGAAGCAGATAGATTAATTCAAGGGTTTCAATCCTCAAAAGACAGCTTTGCCCAAGCGAAACGAGGATTATCAGAAGACAGCTCAAAATTGATGGGGATGATTTTCCAAGCTGCGATCAATAATATGGATGCAGGAATTACCCGAAATCAAGCGAAGAAAGCAAAAATAGAAGAAAAACTCCGTAAGTTTTTGGCATTTTGTGAAAAGTCTCCGAGCTACTTCGATGGGCTGAAAGGTTCAGAAGAACTAATGACAAAAGGGATGCAGGCGCTAGGCGTTGACGGTTCAGGAAATGTTGGCGCAGGAAGTTGGAATGGCAAAGGATTTTCTTTAAAAGATACTGCTTGGATCAAGGATGTAAATAAGAATTGGAATGATCGCGTTGAAAGACGGGATAAACAACTATTAGAGGGTTGTAAGATTATCCGTGTCTTTGATGATAGATTTGGAACAGATCGCTACATGATTGAGAAAAATGGTTATCGTTATGCATTGAATGAGGACGATTTATCAGCAGATTTAAAGAAATTAATCAAAAAATACGGCTTAGATGTGTTAGAATTAAGTCCAACAGAGATGACAAAACGAGTCAATGATTTCCAGAAAAGTGGACGAGATTATTTTAGTGGTGATAAAGTTGGAATGCCAGGCTTTGGTGCTTTAGCACATGGACAAGATTTTATGGGGAAAATGCAAGAATCAGGTCTGTGGGATGCGATGTGGGCGCTTGGATTGACAGGAGCTGCGGTGAGGAATGCGCAGATTTATGATAAGAAAATTAGCGGACCCAAAATGAATAATAAAAATACAAATGATTTTGCTACAGAATTATTTTTACCAGATGAGTATTATAAAAATAATTACTCACCTATGGATGGCATTCCTAATAGTAGAATGGAATTTAACAGGTTAGGCTCTAGTGGTAGTATTGAGAGATCTATTGTAATTTATGACAGTCAAGGGAAACAAAGTATGAGAATAGATTTTTCAGATCATGGTAATTCTCTCCATCATACAAATCCGCACATTCACGAATATAACTGGTTTGATAGAGGAAGAGCAGCGAATGAAACAAAATATTTCTTAGATGAAAATGGCCTATTTAGGCCTGGGACAATAAATAAAGATACTAATACCATTCAATTTTTAGATTAAATATGTTAGGAGAGTAAATTAATGAAAAAATATATCAAAAACTATGACAAGGTACAAAATAAGAGAGATATTGAATTAGGGTGGTATGATAAACAAATCATGCGAATAGATTTTTGTATAGAAGAGAATATTTTTAATGAAAAGCGTACAATCTTGAATGTAGATACTAAAATTGCTAATAAGACTAACAAACAAATTTTGCTAGAAAAGTTTAGATTTGTAAATGTGAGAAATTTATCTTTAAAAGAAGTTAACTATTCTCCCATCGATAGTCTTATTATAGAAGATATGAAAGATACTGGGCGTGACTATTCTGAGGATATGCGTTTTCATGTACATGATGATAGTGGTTATGGTGAAAAGGAAGGATATAACTATATTAGTTTCTATTGTGAAAGCATCGAGGCAATTGACTTAGTAGAATTTCCTTATTCAGATTTCTGAATTATGAATAAAGGAAGTTGTGGACGTTGTAAATCTTATCATGAAGTTAGTGTATATGGTAAAGGTTCGTTACAAAATTAAAAAATATGAATTATTAAGCGGTGCTAGTACAAAATTGCTAGTACCGTCTTTTTCATAAAAAATAAATTATTAAATGTACTAAAATTAAGTCCAACAGAGATGTCAAAACGAGTGAATGATTTCCAAAAAAGTGGACGAGATTATTTTAGTGGTGATAAAGTTGGAATGCCAGGGTTTGGTGGTTTCGCACATGGACAGGATTTAGCAGGAAGGGTGCAGGAATCCGGACTTTGGGATGCGATGTGGGCAGTTGGATTAACTGGCGCTGTGGTGAGGAATGCGCAGGTTTATGGTAAGAAAGCTGGTGGTGTTGATATTCCAAATACAGATGTTGGAGTGGTTCAATCAAGGCTTAATTTAGCTGAAAATCCAACAAGATTTAGTCCTTCAAATAATGCTGGAATGAAACATGTTAGAGATAGACATTTTGATTCCGATACTGAAAAATGCTGGACAATTTTCAGTATCGGAATCAAAATTGAAATCTATACTGCAATCAAAAAAAGTTGTAGATACTCCTGTAGTTAATTTAGGTGAAGGGAGATTTGAAAGAGTAGTAAATATTGGCGAAAACTTAGGAACTGTAAAACCTAGTTTAGGTGGAGAAAAAACAACTTGGTTAAAAGTAATAACAGATAAAGCGGGAAATATTATCACTTCTTTTCCGATACCCAAACCATAGGAGGTTATTATGAATAAAAGTATTATAAAAATTTATGATAGTTTTGATAAAAGTGAGTTAAATATATTTTTTGATAATCTAATTAAATTTGTAAATAAATATGATTCTGAATTTCAAAAACATACGTCATTGGAATATTTAAACTCAATAAAAAAATTTAAATCGCAAGATTTTATTTTGGGTCATTCAGATGACAGCCTTGAGCTTGGTATATCTTTTTATAAAAAGAAAATTGAAGAAAATCAGGATGAAGAAGCTACTTGTAATCAAGTTTCATCGTTAATATGGGCTTTAAGCGCATATATGACTGATGAACTGTGCCCAATCTGTTCTGAAAGTAATTTAAGGTTGACAGTAATGAAGCAAGAGGAAAATCAAATTGTGAAATTTTGTGATGAATGTCTCTCGACCATTATTAATGATAACTATGTTAAAATCGAAGGAGAATTAATTCCAGCATCTAAAAAAATGGTGGAATCATATTTGGAAATTTAATAATTATTTACTATCTGATTGGCGTCGGATAGTAAAGCCTTGACTAGTAAGCTGTAACTCGCTAATCAAGTTGCCAATAGCTAACAAAAGCTAGCTGTATTTATCGTACAAAAATTCATAGATAAACGATTGAACTGTATCAGTGAAGATGGACTGATGCAGTTTCTTTGTTTATCAAAAAATACGGCTTAGATGTGTTAGAATTAAGTCCAACAGAGATGACAAAACGAGTCAATGATTTCCAGAAAAGTGGACGAGATTATTTTAGTGGTGATAAAGTTGGAATGCCAGGCTTTGGTGCTTTAGCACATGGACAAGATTTTATGGGAAAAATGCAAGAATCAGGTTTGTGGGATGCGATGTGGGCGCTTGGATTGACAGGAGCTGCGGTGAGGAATGCGCAGATTTATGATAAGAAGGTTAGTGGGGCGAATGGTACGGGAAATGGAGCAAATAGCCCCAAAAATGTTGCATTACATGAAAAATACAAAGATGTTTTAGGGATTACTGAAAAAGCTAATCCTCTCGTTGATAGTTTAAGAGAAACTGGTAGATTGCCAGATAATTTTGTATCGAAAGATTTAGCAATTGAAAAGGGATGGAGGCCAGGGAAAGCCCTAGAAA is a window encoding:
- a CDS encoding ABC transporter ATP-binding protein, whose product is MEEKYESEWTKSVPIKEQISIVRRLLKFARPFRGTFLIAILFALVLAVINILLPRIIQLFMDDYLTPKTATNQVILFFAGLYLFGVIVKSIVWFFQWFLYSTASLKTYQYIRVKLFEKLQTLGMRYFDQTPAGSIVSRVTNDTETLFEFWYVFLMVLTGIFAVVSSFIAMFQINGKIALYNLIFLPILLIVIWYYQKFSSRIYRSMREKLSQLNTKLNEYISGMQIIQQFRQERRLEREFEETNNDYLRTRFSMIRTNSLLLGPIINFLYTLAIGLTLTLFGYDALHSPVEVGLIYAFVTYVQAFFNPMTQMMDFLSVFTDGMVAGSRILKIFDNEELTPQQNNGANAEIIRGKIEFRNVSFSYDGKNKVLKNISFIANPGETVALIGHTGSGKSSIINVLMRFYEFYEGEILIDDRDIREYPLPELRKKLGLVLQDAFMFYGDIAGNIRMLNPEITDEQIKTAAEFVQADKFIETLPKKYHAKVIERGASYSSGQRQLISFARTIVTDPKILVLDEATANIDTETEGLIQEGLANMRQGRTTIAIAHRLSTIRDADLILVLDKGRIVERGNHDNLLAQNGLYADMYQLQNSEG
- the trxB gene encoding thioredoxin-disulfide reductase, which encodes MYDVIIIGAGPAGMTAALYASRSNLSVLMIERGAPGGQMNNTAEVENYPGFDSIMGPELAYKMYENVEKFGTENAYGIVMDIKDQGSYKEVICDDKTYQAKTVIIATGCEHRKLGVKGEEEFAGRGVSYCAVCDGAFFRNKKLLVIGGGDSAVEEAIYLTQFASEVVIVHRRDELRAQKIIQDRAFANEKISFEWNTVLEEIVGNDMVVTGGQLRNILTDEVKEIDADGVFIYVGLDPLTEPFKKAGLTNAEGWIETDQDMKTSMPGVFAIGDVREKTLRQITTAVGEGGIAGQQVYKYIEDMTEAEEVK
- a CDS encoding DUF1398 family protein, with protein sequence MSLNVKAIEEIVNNEKNAGGFSELIRDFKKIGVEKYEYLVEAGVYRYYDEASSIEIQLNGKPKTVAVTESSAEIKNAVLKAQAGDITFEEFTELAGVAGVAYWRTDLVAMQVDYFGQSGEILLSEPIPEV
- a CDS encoding TIGR04197 family type VII secretion effector; the protein is MIDINAGEIQNQATKIGQANDKLTISQTVTFSSGTTVPGNSLANSTFEKLKSSSSTIQQLLNRDTANIQSAVAAFKRADTQVQQLFKSPL
- a CDS encoding DUF3958 family protein — protein: MKEEEIRKRRIENEERQEENTEVTMLLERKIEDCGQLYASERHHNERVMAYFYRQEEGTFFEEIIEDARIEERRFFEEITDGQETLAKNKRQLEEQSETLYEAELQAIREEEDAHGQNGDW
- a CDS encoding T7SS effector LXG polymorphic toxin, which translates into the protein MPMVKMVIGEVQTQTEQIKAFGKTYSQALESVSSATQGILLVVGMSGQGMDSIKNYISSTYPALCKAVILHSEATVQANEQYLEGYTSQCGSEDLDSEELQDQINEADRLIQGFQSSKDSFAQAKRGLSEDSSKLMGMIFQAAINNMDAGITRNQAKKAKIEEKLRKFLAFCEKSPSYFDGLKGSEELMTKGMQALGVDGSGNVGAGSWNGKGFSLKDTAWIKDVNKNWNDRVERRDKQLLEGCKIIRVFDDRFGTDRYMIEKNGYRYALNEDDLSADLKKLIKKYGLDVLELSPTEMTKRVNDFQKSGRDYFSGDKVGMPGFGALAHGQDFMGKMQESGLWDAMWALGLTGAAVRNAQIYDKKISGPKMNNKNTNDFATELFLPDEYYKNNYSPMDGIPNSRMEFNRLGSSGSIERSIVIYDSQGKQSMRIDFSDHGNSLHHTNPHIHEYNWFDRGRAANETKYFLDENGLFRPGTINKDTNTIQFLD
- a CDS encoding ribonuclease domain-containing protein; the protein is MFIKKYGLDVLELSPTEMTKRVNDFQKSGRDYFSGDKVGMPGFGALAHGQDFMGKMQESGLWDAMWALGLTGAAVRNAQIYDKKVSGANGTGNGANSPKNVALHEKYKDVLGITEKANPLVDSLRETGRLPDNFVSKDLAIEKGWRPGKALENYVSGGQIGGDVYQNSTKILPEVPGRVWREADVGLIGDMSRAKQPGTRLLYSNDGLLYITTDHYKTMHFIGNY